CTATCAAGAAAAAATGCAGCTGAGTCTGATTAGTTTTAAAAAATTGAATCCGGATGATGTAAACATTTCTGATTTTTTACCCACCACTAAAAAGAATATCGAGGAAATGTTTTTGCAGTTCATGGGCCTCATCCAAAATAAAATCGAAAATCCCTGGATCAAAAAGTTTCTCCTGGCGGTCTTTGAAGATCCTAGAGTTCAAAAGAAATTCAAACGGGCCCCTGCTGCCAAAACCAATCATCATGCGTGGATCGGTGGCTTGCTCGAGCACGTGCTGCATCTCTGTGAGTTGGCGGGGGATGTACTGAAATATTATCCTCAAGTGAATGCAGATCTCGTTTATACCGGGCTCATGATGCACGATTTAGGGAAGATTGATGAAATGTTTTACGATCGGGGTTTTGGTTATACCGACGAAGGCCAGCTGGTAGGGCATCTGATTCAGGGCGTAGAACTTGTGTATGACAAGATCCGGCAGATAGAAAATTTTCCTCCCAAAATAAAAACGCATATTGTGCATCTTATTTTGGCGCATCACGGGAAACTGGAATTCGGTTCGCCGAAATTGCCTATGACCCTGGAAGCGATTATGGTGCATTATCTGGATGATCTGGATAGTAAAATTCAAGGCGTGATGGATTTGGCGGCAAAAGAAAATAATGGTAATTCCTGGGTCTCTTTCAATCGCCTGTTTGGAAGGCCGATGTACAAAGATAGTCGAATCGATTTGGAGGAAGATTTGAAGCCTGAGTTAGTTCAGCCACAAAAAAATGAAGTGACGAAAACGCCTGCAAAAGCTTTGGGAAGATTTCAAAACAGTTTGGGGGAGGCCTTGAAGAGAACTACTGAAAAAACCCAATCTTCGAAAACTCTCCAAAATTTTCAATCAAATAATCCGGCTGACAATCTACCAATTCCTGGCGAGGGCGCAGGCCGTAGGTGACTCCGCAGGTTTGAATGCCGGCATTTTTACCGGTATCGATGTCGATTTTTGAATCGCCTACCATTAAAATTTTTTGTGTGCTCAGTCCTTTCCGTTTTAGATCATCCAGAATGGGTTTTAGAATTCCTGCATCTGGTTTTTGAATAGGAAGAGAATCGCCGCCGATGAGCCAATCAAAATGGTGAGAAATATTTAACTCCTCCAAAATTTTTTTTGAAAAGGCATAAGGTTTATTGGTCACCACTGCTTTTTTGTGGTGTTGGTCTTGCTGTAGAAAATCCAATACGCCTGGATAAAGTTGCGAATGGTCGAGCAGATGTTCCTGGTAATGTGTCCAAAAGGCCTCCACCACGGTCTGGACAGGATCTCGTTCAGAAGAATTGAGGCAATCGCCAATCAATTGAGGAAGTCCCCGGCCCACAAAATCGATAATCGTTTCTTCGGGAAGTTCTTTATTGCCTGTAGAAGAGAGGGCGTAATTGACGGAAAGGGCGATGTCCTTTTTGGAATCGAGTAGGGTGCCGTCCAAGTCAAAAAGAAGTAGGCCATGCATAAGAACCTTACAGCGCCTTGCTCAACAAGGGTTCTTCCGCAAATAAACTCGAGTCCATGATTTCATCCCGCTTGAATTTGAGTGCAATCTTGCTGAGAAGCTGTTGGTGGTAAGCGGAGAAATCATGAATAGGACGACTGGCAACACCGGATTCCATGGCCGCCTTCGCCACGGCGGGCGCTACATAGAGTAGTACGCGAGGGTCTAAAGGTTTAGGAAGAATATAGTCACTTCCAAATTGCAGCTCTTTCAGTTGATAGGCCTGGCATACCGAAAGGGGTACTTTTTCTCTGGCGAGTGTTGCCAAGGCCTTGGCAGCGGCGAGTTTCATCTCTTCGTTGATTTTTATGGCTCCCACGTCCAGGGCCCCACGGAATATAAAGGGAAATCCCAAAACATTATTGACCTGATTGGGGTAATCGGAGCGTCCTGTGGCGATGAGAATGTCTTTGCGTGTGGCCAAGGCCAGCTCAGGCGTGATTTCAGGATCAGGATTTGCCATCGCAAACACAATGGGTCTGGGGGCCATATTTTCTAACATCTCAGCGCTGACTAAGCCCTTTTCAGAAAGACCCATAAAGACATCGGCATCTTTTAAGGCCTCTGCCAGAGTGGAAAGTTTGGAGTCTTGAGCGAAGAAACCGCGTTGGGCTTCCAGATTTTTTCGATCTTTGGTGACCAGGCCTTGTCGATCGACCATCCAGATATTTTCTCTTTTTACGCCGATCTTCATGAACATGTGTGCGCAGGCAATGCCCGCAGCGCCTGCACCCGAAAAGACTACCTTCACGGATTCCGCTTTTTTCCCGCTGATCTCCAAGGCATTCATCAAGCCCGCTGTACTAATGGTGGCCGTCCCATGCTGGTCGTCATGAAAAACAGGGATGGACATTTCATCGATGAGACGTTTTTCAATATAAAAACACTCGGGGGCCTTGATATCTTCCAGATTGATTCCACCAAAGGTGGGTTCCAGGGACTTTACAATTTGTACAAATTTTTCAGGATCCTTTTCATTAATTTCCAAATCAAAGACATCTACATCCGCGAATTCTTTAAAAAGGACGGCCTTCCCCTCCATCACGGGCTTTGCCGCAATGGCACCAATATCTCCCAAACCCAAGACCGCCGTGCCATTGGTGATGACCGCTACCAGATTTCCTCGCGTGGTGTATTTGTAAACCTCTTCAGGATTTTTTTCGATTTCCAGACAGGGGGCTGCTACACCGGGAGAATAGGCAAGGGACAAGTCGTACTGAGTGGCACAGGATTTGGTAGGTTGAATGGAGATTTTTCCAGGTCGTCCTTGAGAATGGTAATCTAAGGCTGCATTTTTAAAAGGCATGTGTACCTCGATTTTTTTGCATAACAAAAAAAATATGGAAAGAAGGTCTTAGCGAAGTGTTTTGGAGATGTCAATTAGGTGTGTGTTGCTTATAAAAGGGGATCGTGTTCATTTTTTTTACATCTTCTACAATACAGCGTAGATTAACATTTTCGCCCTCTCCCCCGGAGGGAGAGGGTCAGGGAGAGGGGATTTCTGCGGAACCGATTATCGCAAATATCGCGTAACATGAGTCAGTAAAAAAGAAACGCTTTCCTAAACCAAACAAGAACAAAAATCTTCCGCTGCAAGGATAGCATTGAAGCGAGTTTCTGAAATCCCCATGCCCTGCGCTTTAATGTTTTGCACGACCTGTAAAGAATATTTGGGTTTTAAAATATTGGAGTAATATTGAAGCGAAGGGCTTAAATGGGTGTCTGAAAGTTTTGCTTCTACCAAAAGGAAAGGCAGTCCTTTCTCAGTGACCAAAAAATCGACTTCGCGTTTTTGTTTATCGCGAATGTAGTAAAGTTCATATTCTCCCAGGCCGGTGTCTGTCCAATAGTGAACCGATTTTAAAAGATGCGAAGCAATCATGTTTTCAAATCTTGCACCTTCGTCTTCAATTTCGGACCAGTCCCACAAATAAATTTTGGGCATTTTTTTGAGGGAAGTTTTACTCGTGCCTCGGTAGGGTTGCAAAGTATAGATGTAAAAAAGATGTTGGAGAAATTGTATCCAACGCCGAACGGTATCCACACTATTGTCCAAGTCCTGAGCCAGATTTTGAGTATTGAGAAGGCCCGCTGCTCTTTTGCTGAGCAGGCGTACAAGTAATTCTATGGCTGAGAGGTCTTCAATGCGAGAAAGATCTCTCAGATCTTCTCGTATTAATAAATCTCTTCGGGTTTGAATCCATTTTTGATGAGAGCTTTCTCGGGCGGCCAAAAAAGGTTGAGGAAATCCGCCAAATTTAGACAAGGCAGACCAAACTTTGGGAATTTTCTGGGCTTTGCGAAACAGCTTGTCTTCAAAAGGATGATTTGAAATTTCTCCCAAACTCAAGGGATGATGCCGGTAGAGATAATAACGGCCTAGCAAACTGTCTCCACCGCGGTGAAACACATTCAGGCGTGCACTGCCGGTGACTACAAATTGAAGCTCACGATGATGCTTGTCATAAATACCCTTTAACCAATTTCTCCATTTTGGATTTTTATGAATTTCATCAAGGATGAAGACTGTTTTGTTTTTACCCCGTTTTGCAGCCTCTTCAAAAAAACGAGCAGGAGAACTTCGAAGAAAAATTCTGTCGTCTGCATCGTCCCAGTTCCAGTAAATATTTTGTTTGGATTTATAATCTAAAGCGGTGGTGGTTTTTCCCGATTG
This DNA window, taken from Deltaproteobacteria bacterium, encodes the following:
- a CDS encoding ATP-binding protein → MRRIYEEVLEDHFKFEKNMAFLAGPRQSGKTTTALDYKSKQNIYWNWDDADDRIFLRSSPARFFEEAAKRGKNKTVFILDEIHKNPKWRNWLKGIYDKHHRELQFVVTGSARLNVFHRGGDSLLGRYYLYRHHPLSLGEISNHPFEDKLFRKAQKIPKVWSALSKFGGFPQPFLAARESSHQKWIQTRRDLLIREDLRDLSRIEDLSAIELLVRLLSKRAAGLLNTQNLAQDLDNSVDTVRRWIQFLQHLFYIYTLQPYRGTSKTSLKKMPKIYLWDWSEIEDEGARFENMIASHLLKSVHYWTDTGLGEYELYYIRDKQKREVDFLVTEKGLPFLLVEAKLSDTHLSPSLQYYSNILKPKYSLQVVQNIKAQGMGISETRFNAILAAEDFCSCLV
- a CDS encoding HD domain-containing protein → MSKLMIRDLKDNEQFETAVLVLQKSTLMSKANKPYLSVKVMDASGEMEARVWDHVEELGALFDKEDFVLTRGKAVLYQEKMQLSLISFKKLNPDDVNISDFLPTTKKNIEEMFLQFMGLIQNKIENPWIKKFLLAVFEDPRVQKKFKRAPAAKTNHHAWIGGLLEHVLHLCELAGDVLKYYPQVNADLVYTGLMMHDLGKIDEMFYDRGFGYTDEGQLVGHLIQGVELVYDKIRQIENFPPKIKTHIVHLILAHHGKLEFGSPKLPMTLEAIMVHYLDDLDSKIQGVMDLAAKENNGNSWVSFNRLFGRPMYKDSRIDLEEDLKPELVQPQKNEVTKTPAKALGRFQNSLGEALKRTTEKTQSSKTLQNFQSNNPADNLPIPGEGAGRR
- a CDS encoding HAD-IA family hydrolase, with the protein product MHGLLLFDLDGTLLDSKKDIALSVNYALSSTGNKELPEETIIDFVGRGLPQLIGDCLNSSERDPVQTVVEAFWTHYQEHLLDHSQLYPGVLDFLQQDQHHKKAVVTNKPYAFSKKILEELNISHHFDWLIGGDSLPIQKPDAGILKPILDDLKRKGLSTQKILMVGDSKIDIDTGKNAGIQTCGVTYGLRPRQELVDCQPDYLIENFGEFSKIGFFQ